The following DNA comes from Candidatus Coatesbacteria bacterium.
GGCACGGTTTTTGCGGAGGCGGACCGTTACCCTCGTTCGTAACGGTCGCCGAGATGCAAAAACCGTGCCGGTTCCGGCGGGCCGGTGTCATCGCGACTCGGCGGCGGCTGTTTTTCAACGCTCGCACAACCGGGAACCCCGCGGGGTTCCCGGTTGTTGCCGCGTGGCGTTGATCGCTCAGCGGGCGCCGGCGGGCTGGTTGAAGATGAAGTAGACCAGTACGGTGCGCACCTGGTCGTCGAGCTGGGGTTCGTTATGGAAGGTGGTGTAGCCGACCTTGCCCGCGCCGTAGTTGAAATCGACCATCAGCGGGCTGTCCGCCAGGCTGCCGTCGTAGTACTCGACGTCGGCCTCGATCAGCACCTCCGTCGCCGGGCCGACGTCCTCGATGACCACCCAGTAGGGCAGGTCGAAGTAGATGTCGACGGTCGACGAACCCAGGTAGTCCTCCAATTCCTGGCGCAGGATCGTGCCGGAGACGGTGCCGGTCTTGCCCACGTCGGGGTAGCCGTCGTCCTCGTCGAGGAAGGTCACGGCGTCGGGCCAGGCCTGCTCGATGTACTCCCACTCCCAGTCCGAGGCGTAGAGGAAGCCGCCCTCGTAGACGAACTGCCGCAGGTTGTCGACGACATCGTTGTCGTAGGCCCAGGAGGTGTCGGAGCCGCAGTTGAGGAACAGCATCTGCAGGTCGGCGAAGGTGGACCAATCGGCCAGGTCGGCGTCGTCCAGGGTGGTGAAACCGTAGCCCAGGTCGTCGAGGATGGCTTCGATCTCGTCGTAGCTGCCGGGAACGACGCCGATGGCTGAGGCGTCGGTGTCCAGCTCGAGTTCGACGTCGTTGGCGAAGTCATCGGGGACGTTGACCGAGGCCGTGGCCTGGAACCCGCCCTTGACGGCCGTCAGGGTGGCCGAGCCCTCGGGCAGCTCGTCGGTGAAGGTGAAGCGGCCGGCGCTGTCCGAGGTGGTCAGGTAATCGGCGTTGGCGCCGCCGTCGTAGGTCAGCTCGACCAGGGCTCCGGCGATGGGCGTTTCACCGTCGGCGGCGTAGACGTAGCCCGAGAGGTGTTGGGGATCGAAGCTGCCGTCGCCCCCGCCGCCGGCGTCCGTGGAGGTCGAGCAGGCGCCGAGGAACAGCAGGCCCGCGGCGAGAACGGCTGTAATGATCTTGCGCATGGTATGCCCCTTGAAGTTGTTTTCACCAGTAGACTCTCTCATTTTATACCGCTATTCCAATCAGTTCCACTATCAAGGGGCCTCCCGGCAACGGCAGGCCCCGCGGTAAACTCACTCAGCGGCTGTCGATGGGCTTAAGCCCGGCCCTCGTCCAGATAGTACTGCTTCCACCACTGTTTGAATTCGCCGCTCTTGATCGGCCGCCACCAATCCTCGTTGTCCCGGTACCAGTCGACGGTGGCCTCGAGGCCCACGCGGAAATCGACCCGGGGCTTCCAGTCCAAGCCCTTGAGCTTGGTCGAGTCCAGGGCGTAGCGCATGTCGTGGCCGGGGCGGTCGGGGACGTGCTTGAGCAGGTCGAGGGGTTTGCCGGCGGCCTCGAGGATCGCGGCGCCCATCTCGTTGGTGTCCCTGAGGTTGCCGCCGCCGCAGTTGTAGACCTCGCCGGGCGCGCCCCGCTCGAGCATCGCCAGCAGGCCCCGGCAGTGGTCGTCGACGTGGATCCAGTCACGGACGGCCTTGCCCTCACCGTAGATCGGGCATTCCAGGCCGTCGATGGCGTTGGTGACGAACAGGGGCAGCAGCTTCTCCGGGTACTGGCGCGGGCCGTAGTTGTTGCTGGCCCGGCTGATGATCACCGGAACGTCGTGGGTGGCCCAGTAGGAGTAGGCCAGGCGGTCGGCGCCGGCCTTCGAGGCCGCGTAGGGGTTACGCGGCATCAGCGGGTCCGTCTCGACGGAAAAACCCTCGGGCACCTCGCCGTAGACCTCGTCCGTCGAGACCTGGACGAAGCGCTCGATCTTCAGCGCCTTGGCCGCCTCGAGCAGCACGTAGGCGCCGTAGACGTCGGTGCGGATGAAGGCGTCGGCGTCGACGATCGAGCGGTCGACGTGGGTCTCGGCGGCGAAGTTGATCACCGCGTCGCAGCCCTCCATCGCCTGACGCACGTCATCGACCTCGGCCACGTCGCCTTTGATGAAAGTGATGTCGTCTTTGAGCTGTTCGAGGTTCCGGGGGTTGCCGGCGTAGGTCAGCTTGTCCAGGACGGTGATGAGCCAGTCCGGGCGCTCGCGGCGCAGCAGGTGGACGAAGTTGGAGCCGATGAAGCCGGCTCCGCCGGTGACGAGGATGTGCACGGCCACTCCTTGGCTGGCGCTCCCGTCTCGGATGAACTGTTTACGACGAGAGCGTTACCACATCTGCAG
Coding sequences within:
- the rfbB gene encoding dTDP-glucose 4,6-dehydratase, translating into MHILVTGGAGFIGSNFVHLLRRERPDWLITVLDKLTYAGNPRNLEQLKDDITFIKGDVAEVDDVRQAMEGCDAVINFAAETHVDRSIVDADAFIRTDVYGAYVLLEAAKALKIERFVQVSTDEVYGEVPEGFSVETDPLMPRNPYAASKAGADRLAYSYWATHDVPVIISRASNNYGPRQYPEKLLPLFVTNAIDGLECPIYGEGKAVRDWIHVDDHCRGLLAMLERGAPGEVYNCGGGNLRDTNEMGAAILEAAGKPLDLLKHVPDRPGHDMRYALDSTKLKGLDWKPRVDFRVGLEATVDWYRDNEDWWRPIKSGEFKQWWKQYYLDEGRA